TGAAAGTCCGGGTTCTGTACGACGAGCTGGGCTCGCGTCAATTAACCAAGGGCTTCTTCAAAGCATTTCGCGAAGCCGGCGGAGAAGCCGAGGCCTTCTTCCCGTCCAAGCTGCGCTTCATTAATTTGCGTTTGAATTACCGGAATCACCGGAAGCTGGCTATCATTGATGGCGATATCGGGTATGTCGGCGGTTTTAATGTAGGGGATGAGTACCTGGGTCTCAACTCCAGGTTCGGGTATTGGCGGGACACCCATCTGCGCATTCAAGGTGAAGCGGTCTATGCGATGCAGGTTCGCTTCATTCTCGATTGGAATCAGGCTTCGCACCATCACGATATTTATTATGAATCGAATCTGTTCCCCAAGATCGATTCGCCTGGCAATGTCGGGATTCAGATTGTGACCAGCGGTCCGGATTCCAGGTATGAGCACATCAAGAATGGTTATATCAAGATGATTTCGTCCGCCAAGAAATCCATTCATATTCAGACGCCGTATTTTATCCCTGATGCCAGCCTTCTGGATGCGCTCCGCATTGCTGCGCTGTCCGGCGTCAAGGTTCACCTGATGATTCCCGATAAACCGGATCATCCCTTTGTCTACTGGGCGACCTTATCCTATATCGGGGAAATGCTGAGAACCGGGGCTAACGTGTATCTCTACAATAATGGCTTCATTCATGCCAAGACGATTATCATTGACGAGAAGATTTCTTCCGTCGGCACGGCGAATATCGATGTTCGAAGCTTCAAGCTGAATTTTGAAGTGAATGCGTTCCTGTACGATGAGCATTTATCACAACAGTTGACTCACATCTTCCACCAGGATCTGCAGGTATCCAGCCAGCTTACAATGAAGCAGTATCTGGAGCGATCAAAGTGGATCAAGTTCAAGGAATCCATCTCGCGCTTGCTGTCCCCTATTCTGTAAAAACAAACCTTTAGCGCTGCCTCAACATTTAGCAATCCAGAAGAAATACGGGAGACTCGGACCGTTTATACTAAAGCCAAGGAAAACAAATCCATCATTTTAAAACTGGGAAGGATGTTGAACGTGGCTAAACTGACACCGTATATTTTCTCTGAGGATGCAAAAGCACAGGCTGAGTTTTATACCCAAGCACTAGGCGGGGAGATCCTGTCCGTACAAACGCATGGTGAGATTCCCGGAACCAAGGAAGAGCTTAAAGACAAGGTCATGCATCTTAGTCTGGTAGCCGGAGGCATTCCAATCTTTATGTCGGACTCCATATTCCAAACCCTGGAGCGCGGGAACGGGATTCACCTGAGCCTGTCGTTTGAGAGCGATGCTGAAGCGCATGAAGCTTTTGACCGCTTGGCCCAAGGTGGTAAGGTGCTTGATCCGCTGAAGACTCAATTCTGGGGAGCGCTGTTCGGGTTGCTGGAAGACAAGTTCGGCGTATTGTGGCAGGTAACGACCGAAGTCCAAGGCAATTA
This Paenibacillus sp. JZ16 DNA region includes the following protein-coding sequences:
- the cls gene encoding cardiolipin synthase, with the translated sequence MHVTSIILGLIIVLNIVFSMFVVFRERRDAGSTWAWLLVLSFIPILGFALYLLFAQNLRRIRLFHWDDLQKTGIEKVLLSQMEGMNKGEYPFSNQAAADSSDLIHMHINENQAILTDDNHVEIFTDGRKKFERLFQDIEEAKVYIHIQYYIIRRDELGKKLISLLTKKAKEGVKVRVLYDELGSRQLTKGFFKAFREAGGEAEAFFPSKLRFINLRLNYRNHRKLAIIDGDIGYVGGFNVGDEYLGLNSRFGYWRDTHLRIQGEAVYAMQVRFILDWNQASHHHDIYYESNLFPKIDSPGNVGIQIVTSGPDSRYEHIKNGYIKMISSAKKSIHIQTPYFIPDASLLDALRIAALSGVKVHLMIPDKPDHPFVYWATLSYIGEMLRTGANVYLYNNGFIHAKTIIIDEKISSVGTANIDVRSFKLNFEVNAFLYDEHLSQQLTHIFHQDLQVSSQLTMKQYLERSKWIKFKESISRLLSPIL
- a CDS encoding VOC family protein, producing MAKLTPYIFSEDAKAQAEFYTQALGGEILSVQTHGEIPGTKEELKDKVMHLSLVAGGIPIFMSDSIFQTLERGNGIHLSLSFESDAEAHEAFDRLAQGGKVLDPLKTQFWGALFGLLEDKFGVLWQVTTEVQGN